The Lacipirellula parvula genome window below encodes:
- a CDS encoding Lpg1974 family pore-forming outer membrane protein, with protein MARFSRWSLGLLLASAAGSAAAAADAPATVEQGFVDPASYGATYQATALAGQLQKPAAECYNRLEFSAALLYLQPIADNLEYGTQVTPLPAPSPHWVNQGVDPGLSPAFNVGLRYIVPENGNDVRLSWTHLNADGNDSFTADAQQFAGPPYEIGPDSNLYNVAQGNVEFEYDSVNLEVGHLLTDNSPAQVRVFGGLQYARISEELTGSFASFDGSYLSTNTNSSLFNGVGPRLGMEAGVVKGRFDLLGQIAGSALVGRQENQLDFAAISPDLPGLGITPPNRQSISSPDATRVVPAIDSKLGAGLTIPMQGGSILRIEAGYQAAVYINAISQYAISDVVVPPNVQGIGVFLESAYHLHNNFAVHGPYASASWAY; from the coding sequence ATGGCCAGGTTTTCGCGGTGGTCGTTGGGCTTGTTGCTAGCGTCGGCGGCGGGGAGTGCGGCGGCCGCTGCGGACGCGCCGGCAACTGTCGAGCAGGGGTTCGTCGACCCAGCTTCGTATGGCGCCACTTACCAGGCGACGGCGCTCGCGGGCCAACTGCAGAAACCGGCGGCCGAGTGCTACAACCGGCTCGAATTCAGTGCGGCGCTCCTGTACCTGCAGCCGATCGCCGACAACTTGGAGTACGGCACGCAGGTGACGCCGTTGCCGGCGCCTTCGCCGCACTGGGTGAATCAAGGGGTCGATCCTGGCCTCAGCCCGGCGTTCAACGTGGGTTTGCGATACATCGTGCCGGAGAACGGCAACGACGTGCGGCTCTCGTGGACGCACCTAAACGCTGACGGGAATGATTCGTTCACCGCCGACGCCCAGCAGTTCGCCGGCCCGCCCTACGAGATTGGCCCCGACTCCAATCTGTACAACGTTGCTCAAGGGAATGTTGAGTTCGAATACGATTCGGTCAACCTCGAAGTGGGGCACTTGCTGACGGACAACAGCCCCGCCCAAGTCCGCGTCTTCGGCGGGTTGCAGTACGCGCGGATCAGCGAAGAACTGACCGGCAGTTTCGCCAGCTTCGACGGGAGTTACTTATCCACCAACACGAACTCGTCGCTATTTAACGGCGTCGGTCCGCGACTCGGCATGGAGGCGGGCGTCGTGAAGGGGCGGTTTGATCTCTTGGGACAGATCGCCGGCTCGGCGCTCGTTGGTCGGCAAGAGAACCAGCTCGACTTCGCCGCGATCTCGCCCGACCTGCCGGGCTTGGGGATCACGCCGCCGAATCGCCAATCGATCTCGTCGCCCGATGCGACGCGGGTGGTGCCGGCGATCGATTCGAAGCTGGGCGCGGGGCTGACGATTCCGATGCAAGGCGGCAGCATTCTGCGAATCGAGGCAGGATACCAGGCCGCGGTCTACATCAACGCGATCAGCCAGTACGCGATCAGCGACGTCGTCGTGCCGCCGAACGTGCAAGGGATCGGCGTCTTCTTGGAATCGGCTTATCACCTGCATAATAACTTTGCGGTGCATGGGCCGTATGCTTCGGCGAGTTGGGCTTATTAG